The genomic window TTCTTTAATTCCTGATCTTTACTTGAAAAATCAACGTTCTTGACATGATCAAGCTCTTTCAACTCTTTTTCGAGTGTTTCCATGTCTTTTTCACTTGTTCCGATATCAACGAATACTGAGACATCTACGTTGCCTTCAATATCTTCAGCTAATTTAGTCGCATTCATGATGATCGCCATAAATACACCGACTAGTGTCAATGTGATCGTTACTGCACTGATCGAGGCGATCGTCATCCAACCGTTTCGTTTTAAACTTTTGATACTTTCTAATAAATGGCGGAAAAAGGTTCTAATCATCGTATCCATATTCCCCTTCCGCTTGGTCACGAATAATCCGGCCATTCTCAATAGCGATTACTCGGTGACGAATTGTATTAACGATCGTACTATTATGTGTCGCCATAACGACAGTCGTTCCTTGTGCATTGATTCGATCCAATAACTTCATGATCTCCCATGAGTTTTCCGGATCCAAGTTTCCTGTCGGTTCATCTGCAATCAGTACTTTCGGTGTATTCACGATCGCTCGTGCAATCGACACACGTTGTTGTTCCCCACCTGATAGTTCACTTGGGAAAACACGTACTTTATGCTTCAAGCCAACGAGGTCTAACACTTCCATTACCCGTTTTTTAATGTCGCGAGGCTTTCTGCCGATTACTTGCATCGCATAAGCGACATTTTCGTATACCGTTTTTCGAGGTAATAATTTATAGTCTTGGAACACTACTCCAATTTCTCTACGTAAATAAGGTACTTCACGATCCTTGATTTCCATTAGATCATGGCCAGCAACGTTCAACGTGCCTTTCGTTGCTTTTTCTTCTCGGTACATCAACTTGATGAATGTAGATTTACCAGCACCAGATGGTCCTACTACATAGACAAACTCTCCTTGGTCAATGACGATCGAGAGATTTCGGATAGCCGTGGTACCATTTGAGTACTTCTTCATTACATCCTTCATTTCAATCATGGCGTTCTCTCCATATCTTTTCAGTCTTTAGTCATTATAGCATGGGAATGTTTCAGCTTGCTTGCGAAATCTTACAATTTTATTTCAATTTACTGCCAAGACGATCATCTCTTAAATGTGCATTTTTAAGTAACCATCGATGAACGGGTCTAATTCACCATCCATCACCGCTTGAACATTACCTGTTTCTACATTTGTTCGGTGATCTTTGACCATTGAATAAGGATGGAAAACGTAAGAACGGATCTGTGAACCCCATCCGATTTCCATTTGTTCGCCACGCAACGCAGCTGCTTCTTGCTCTTTCTTTTCCACTTCTAATTGATAAAGTTTGGCTTTCAGCATCCCCATCGCTTGTTCGCGGTTTTTTAATTGTGAGCGTTGTGCCTGACTGGCAACGACAGTACCTGTTGGCAAATGAGTGATTCGAACCGCAGATTCAGTTTTATTGATGTGCTGTCCACCAGCTCCACTTGCGCGATAAGTGTCGATCTTCAAATCATCAGGGTTGATCTCGATATCGATCATGTCGTCTAGTTCCGGCATCACGTCCACCGAACAAAAGGATGTATGTCGGCGTTTCGCAGAATCAAACGGTGAGATCCGGACTAAGCGATGCACCCCTTTTTCCGATTTCAAATAACCATAAGCATTATGCCCTTTGATCAACAATGTCACACTTTTGATACCCGCTTCATCACCTGCTTGATAGTCTAACATCTCTACTTGGTAACTGTGTTGCTCTGCCCAACGTGTGTACATGCGCAACAACATACTTCCCCAGTCTTGAGACTCTGTTCCACCAGCACCTGGATGAAGCTCAACGATCGCATTGTTGCGGTCATAAGGTCCATCTAATAACATCGCTAATTCATAAGTCGTCATCTTTTCTGCTAAAAGGCTGATTCGTTCTTGCGCCTCTTCTTGCATTTGCGCATCTGGCTCTTCTTGTAACATTTCCACCATCAACTCTAATTCTTCTAACTCTTGAGCAAGTTCATTGAACTGGTCATAGGTTTCTTTGTTTGTGTTGTTTTCATTGATTACTTTTTGTGCTGCTTCACTATCATCCCAAAAACCTGGTTCAGCCATTTTTGCTTCTGCTTCAGCAATATCTTCTTCCAGCTGATCTAAGTCAAAGAGACCCCCTAAAACTTGTGACTTTCTCTTGCATTTCGGTTAGGAGGTTTCGAATCTCAGAAATTTCCATTTCGATTTCCTTCTTTCTGTCTAATCTTCATTGTTTAGTCTACCAGAATCTTGTGCGAACAGAAAGAATAAGATGCGACTGCACGTGCTTCTTCCTCTCACCCAGTTCTTATAAATAGTAGAGATTTGTGTGTGCCAAAAGCAACCTCTTCGGAAATAAGGTGAAATCCACAAAAATTCAACGAACAATTTTTGCGGATTCCACCTTATTATTAGAGGCTGAATATTTCTTGACCTCAGGGTATCCATACCAATCGAAAATTGGATTTTAGGAATCCCCTAACTATTTTTGTTTGTAAAGAGAATCGCTCAGAAAGGTGTGAGCGAAGTTTTTTCTTCTATATTTTTCAAGTAGCGCTAATCAATCTCAATGATTTATTTTTCTGATCACTAAAGGTTAATTAGCATTTTTACCATGACAGTTTTTGAATTTCTTGCCACTGCCACATGGACATGGGTCGTTACGTCCCACTTTGTTGACGTTGACAGGTTGTGATTTCACATTCAAGCGACTGTTTTCTTTCGCGTCACCTTCCGTTGGTTGAACAGGTTGTCCTTGAGACACTTGTTCACGTTGAACGTTTTGACGGATCTCAGCTTTCATAAAGATACGTGTCACTTCATATTCGATCGCACCGATCATGTCTTCAAACATTTTATATCCTTCTGTTTGATATTCAACAAGCGGATTGTTTTGTCCGTAGGCACGTAATCCAATCGATTGACGCAATTGATCCATCGCATCGATATGGTCTGTCCACTTAGAATCGACGACACGTAAGATCACAACTTTTTCAAACTCAAGCAATTGCTCAGGGCCATTTAGTTGTGCTGCTTTCGTGTTAAAGATTTCTTGCGCTTTTTCATTTAAGAAATCTTTGATTTGTTGTGGTGTCTTGCCTTCTAGATCAGCCATTGAAATGCTGTCTTCATGGACAAGTGTACTACCGGCAAAGTCAACGATCCCTTCAAGATTCCAGTTTTCTTTTTCAAGTTGTGTATGTGCATCCACCACTCGACTGATCGTGCGTTTGACCATATTCATCAATGGTTCAGATAAACTTGTTTCTTCCATGATCACGTCTTGGCGTTGTTTATAGATGACTTCACGTTGTTCACGCATCACGTCATCGTATTGAAGAACGTTTTTACGTGTATCGTAGTTGTTTCCTTCGACACGTTTTTGCGCAGATTCAACTTGTTTCGTCAACATCTTGCTTTGGATCACCGCATCTTCTTCACCGATCTTCATGCGTTCTAAGAATGCTTTGATTCGTTCTGAACCAAATCGTTTCATCAAATCATCTTCAAGAGACAAGTAGAATTGTGACATCCCTGGATCTCCTTGACGACCTGCACGTCCACGTAACTGGTTATCGATACGTCTTGATTCATGACGCTCTGTACCAATAACAGCTAAACCGCCTAACTCACGGACTCCTAAACCTAACTTGATATCCGTTCCCCGACCGGCCATGTTCGTCGCGATCGTCACTGCTCCTTTTTGACCAGCATTCATGATGATCTCGGCTTCTTTAAAGTGGTTTTTCGCATTTAAGACTTCATGAGGGACGCGTTCTCGGTTCAATAGATCAGAAAGCAATTCAGATGTTTCAACTGCAACCGTACCTACAAGAACGGGTTGACCTTTACGGTAACGATCTTTGATGTCTTGAACAACTGCATTGAACTTGCTAGTTAATGTCGGATAAAGTAAATCTGGACGATCATCACGAATGACCGGACGATTTGTAGGGATTTGGATTACTTGGATGTTATAGATTTCTCTAAACTCTTCTTCTTCTGTTTTCGCTGTCCCTGTCATACCAGACAATTTTTTGTACATACGGAAATAGTTTTGGAAGGTGATCGAAGCCATTGTTTTGGTTTCATCTTCGATCTCCACGCCTTCTTTTGCTTCGATTGCTTGGTGCAACCCGTCAGAATAACGACGTCCATCCATGATACGACCAGTAAATTGGTCAACGATCATTACTTTACCGTCTTGAACCACATAATCGATATCTAAGATCATAATATAGTTCGCACGTAATGATTGATCGATATGATGCGTCAAGGCAGAATTTTCGATATCGTATAAGTTATCCAAACCGAAAGTTTCTTCTGCTTTTTCGATCCCTGATTCAGTCAAACTGATCGTTTTTGATTGTACGTCGATCTTATAATCTTCTTCTTCTTTCAAGCGTTTGACAAAATTATCTGCACGAGTATATAAAGCAGTTGATTTTTCTGCTTGTCCAGAAATAATCAATGGTGTTCTAGCTTCATCGATCAAGATCGAATCGACCTCATCGACGATTGCATAGTTCAATGGACGTTGTACCATTTGATGACGGTATACGACCATGTTATCTCTCAAATAGTCAAATCCTAGTTCATTGTTCGTGCTATACGTAATGTCACAATTGTAAGCTTCACGTTTTTCGTCTGCTGATTTTGAATTGATATTCAAACCAACTGTCAAACCTAAGAAGTTATATAATTCACCCATTTCATTGGAGTCACGAGTGGATAGGTATTCATTGACTGTGACAACGTGAACGCCTTCTCCTGTCAAAGCATTTAAATAAACAGGCATCGTAGCAGTCAAGGTTTTCCCTTCACCGGTACGCATCTCTGGAATATTCCCATCATGAAGGACGATCCCCCCCATCAACTGGACAGGATAAGGGTACAAACCTAATACGCGCTTCGCTGCTTCACGAACCACTGCGAAAGCTTCTGGTAAAAGTTGATCTAATGTTTCCCCTTTTTTATATCTTTCTTTGAATTCTGTTGTTTTTGCTTGTAATTGTTCATCTGTTAATGCTGCCATTTCATCAGCATGAGCTTCGATTTTTTTTACAATACTTTCTAAACGTTTTAGTTCTTTCTTATCATTTTCGATAATCGAACGAATAAAATTGGCCATGCGTTGTGTAATCTCCTTTTATATAATATCCAAACTATGTAGACTCTTTTCCTATTTTATCATTAGTTGTGGATAAATGAAATAACTTACGTCAATTAAAGTAATATCTTCATAATTATTTCATATTCTTTTTCATATGCTCAAGCGAAAAAAAAGCTTGCAGTAGCCATCATAGGCCACTGCAAGTTTTTTTCATGTTATTATTTCGTTATTTATCAATCAGTTTCGATCAATCCATATTTGCCATCTTTACGACGGTAAACAATGCTTGTACCATTCGTTTCAGCATCTTCAAAGATGAAAAAGTTATGGCCTAACATATTCATTTGTAAGACTGCTTCTTCGCTGTCCATTGGTTTCAATGACAAACGTTTTGTGCGAACGATATCTAATTCAGATTCGTTTTCTTCTTCGTCTTCATTGTTGAACATAACCGCAGCGTTCGCTGTGTTCAAGCCAGTTTCACGAGATTTACGATTGATTTTTGTTTTGAATTTGCGGATTTGACGTTCCAATTTATCAACAACCAAATCAATACTTGCATATAGATCTGGTGAAGTTTCTTCGGCACGTAATACGAGATAAGGTAATGGAATCGTAACTTCCACTTTTGCTGTTTTTTCAGTATAAACTTTTAAATTCACATGCGCCGTAGCATCGGGAGCATCGCTGAAATAACGTTCTAATTTCCCTACTTTTTTCTCAACGTAGTCACGAATCGCTTCAGTTACTTCGATATTTTCGCCGCGTACATTATATCTAAACATAAAAACTACCCCTTTCATCTACCACAATCAAGAAGGAGAAGGACCACTCTTTCCCTCTTCTTATATCCATTATATCGAACTCCTAGGCTTTTGCAAACTAAATCGCTGTCATTTTACGATGGTTTCTATAAAAAGCTTATCTAGCAAGTGAGAACGTCTGTACTTTATTCGGTGACTGCGGAAAGAGGCATGAGGCTGCATGAAACATTGTTTGACCAGTCGTATAAACATCGTCGATCAACAAGATATTTTTTCCTTCGATTTTATTTTTATCTTCTTGATATACAAACGGCTGTGGCGTAGCAAGACGTTGTTCCCTTGTCTTCTTTGCTTGTGGTGTCTGGTGTTTTTCTCTCAGCAATAATTCTTGAAAAGGAAGTCCCGCAGCTTTTAACATTTCGCTGACTTGATTGAACCCTCTTTCTTTGATTCTTTCCTCAGACAATGGAATTGGACAAAAAATAAACGACTTGTAGCGTTTTCTCAATTCTTGCAATTCTACGATAAATGTCTGTGCCAACTGGATGTCTCCCATAAACTTATATTGTTTGAGCCAAGCTTGGAACGCTTTATCATAATGGAAAAAAGCTCGATGGCAAAATGCATAGTTAGGGTAACGCGCAATCCAAGTCAAACAGTCTTGACAATACCTGCTCTGAGCAATATCAAGGTTACTCACTCCTTTTTGACATCCCTGGCAGTGACGGTTGTCTTCTTGTTGGATACGTTGGAATAAGGAATGACAGGCAGCGCAACATCTAGGGATTTTTGCCAGCCCAAGCAATTCACTTAATTGCAAATTTCTGATGGATGGTTTCTTACAATAGACGCATTTCATCACGTTGCGCTTTTCCTTTTCTGTTCATTTGCTTGATTTCTTTACATGCTTTTGCAATCGCCAGTGTTTTTTCTTCATACAAGAAATAGACTTGGCTATTCGTAAATCCTCCCTTTCGATCCGCCCGCCCTGCGATTTGGACTAGGGACGATTTGCTGAATACAGGGTGGTCAGCACCTAAAACGATGACTG from Enterococcus sp. DIV1094 includes these protein-coding regions:
- the hpf gene encoding ribosome hibernation-promoting factor, HPF/YfiA family, which translates into the protein MFRYNVRGENIEVTEAIRDYVEKKVGKLERYFSDAPDATAHVNLKVYTEKTAKVEVTIPLPYLVLRAEETSPDLYASIDLVVDKLERQIRKFKTKINRKSRETGLNTANAAVMFNNEDEEENESELDIVRTKRLSLKPMDSEEAVLQMNMLGHNFFIFEDAETNGTSIVYRRKDGKYGLIETD
- a CDS encoding ComF family protein, with product MKCVYCKKPSIRNLQLSELLGLAKIPRCCAACHSLFQRIQQEDNRHCQGCQKGVSNLDIAQSRYCQDCLTWIARYPNYAFCHRAFFHYDKAFQAWLKQYKFMGDIQLAQTFIVELQELRKRYKSFIFCPIPLSEERIKERGFNQVSEMLKAAGLPFQELLLREKHQTPQAKKTREQRLATPQPFVYQEDKNKIEGKNILLIDDVYTTGQTMFHAASCLFPQSPNKVQTFSLAR
- the prfB gene encoding peptide chain release factor 2 (programmed frameshift), whose protein sequence is MEISEIRNLLTEMQEKVTSFRGSLDLDQLEEDIAEAEAKMAEPGFWDDSEAAQKVINENNTNKETYDQFNELAQELEELELMVEMLQEEPDAQMQEEAQERISLLAEKMTTYELAMLLDGPYDRNNAIVELHPGAGGTESQDWGSMLLRMYTRWAEQHSYQVEMLDYQAGDEAGIKSVTLLIKGHNAYGYLKSEKGVHRLVRISPFDSAKRRHTSFCSVDVMPELDDMIDIEINPDDLKIDTYRASGAGGQHINKTESAVRITHLPTGTVVASQAQRSQLKNREQAMGMLKAKLYQLEVEKKEQEAAALRGEQMEIGWGSQIRSYVFHPYSMVKDHRTNVETGNVQAVMDGELDPFIDGYLKMHI
- the secA gene encoding preprotein translocase subunit SecA, translating into MANFIRSIIENDKKELKRLESIVKKIEAHADEMAALTDEQLQAKTTEFKERYKKGETLDQLLPEAFAVVREAAKRVLGLYPYPVQLMGGIVLHDGNIPEMRTGEGKTLTATMPVYLNALTGEGVHVVTVNEYLSTRDSNEMGELYNFLGLTVGLNINSKSADEKREAYNCDITYSTNNELGFDYLRDNMVVYRHQMVQRPLNYAIVDEVDSILIDEARTPLIISGQAEKSTALYTRADNFVKRLKEEEDYKIDVQSKTISLTESGIEKAEETFGLDNLYDIENSALTHHIDQSLRANYIMILDIDYVVQDGKVMIVDQFTGRIMDGRRYSDGLHQAIEAKEGVEIEDETKTMASITFQNYFRMYKKLSGMTGTAKTEEEEFREIYNIQVIQIPTNRPVIRDDRPDLLYPTLTSKFNAVVQDIKDRYRKGQPVLVGTVAVETSELLSDLLNRERVPHEVLNAKNHFKEAEIIMNAGQKGAVTIATNMAGRGTDIKLGLGVRELGGLAVIGTERHESRRIDNQLRGRAGRQGDPGMSQFYLSLEDDLMKRFGSERIKAFLERMKIGEEDAVIQSKMLTKQVESAQKRVEGNNYDTRKNVLQYDDVMREQREVIYKQRQDVIMEETSLSEPLMNMVKRTISRVVDAHTQLEKENWNLEGIVDFAGSTLVHEDSISMADLEGKTPQQIKDFLNEKAQEIFNTKAAQLNGPEQLLEFEKVVILRVVDSKWTDHIDAMDQLRQSIGLRAYGQNNPLVEYQTEGYKMFEDMIGAIEYEVTRIFMKAEIRQNVQREQVSQGQPVQPTEGDAKENSRLNVKSQPVNVNKVGRNDPCPCGSGKKFKNCHGKNAN
- the ftsE gene encoding cell division ATP-binding protein FtsE, translating into MIEMKDVMKKYSNGTTAIRNLSIVIDQGEFVYVVGPSGAGKSTFIKLMYREEKATKGTLNVAGHDLMEIKDREVPYLRREIGVVFQDYKLLPRKTVYENVAYAMQVIGRKPRDIKKRVMEVLDLVGLKHKVRVFPSELSGGEQQRVSIARAIVNTPKVLIADEPTGNLDPENSWEIMKLLDRINAQGTTVVMATHNSTIVNTIRHRVIAIENGRIIRDQAEGEYGYDD